The Candidatus Delongbacteria bacterium nucleotide sequence TGCTTTTATTAAATACGAAGATTATTTTAAATTCTAATGAGATATTTTAAATCGAAATTTTCACTCATACGGTTTATTTTAAAGGAATTATTGCTTCATGATTTCAAAGGTAAAGGTGTTCGGGAAAAATTTAATTATCAATTTAAAAATTCAAGTAAAAAATATAGTTCGATTGATGAAATGATAGATGAACTAAAACAAAATAATTTATTGTTTGAAATTCAACAAATGTCGGAAGAAGTAGAATATTCTTTCGATTTTGCAGGTTATGTATTGTTGCACACCCAACTGGTTACGTTATTAGCTGGTGATGAAAACCTAAACAACGACATCCTAAGGTTCAAGTTGCTTACAGTCAATCAAACTTGTGATTTTCTTCAATTATCTCGACCGTCAGTTTACAAACTGTTAAAAGATGGTGTTATTCCGCATGTAGAGATAATGGGGCAGAAACGGGTGCAAATGAATGACTTGTTATCTTTCATTTCTGAAAAGAAGAAGGCTTAGGGAATGTAAAAATTAATTGTTCAACATCAACAGTTAAAAGATGAAAGGTGATAACAGGTAATTACTTCGGATTTAATGAGAATATTATGTTCAAATATTTTGTAAATTACAACCCAAATTAGCCTGACATGAAAAACCAATCTCTAAATACACAACTTTCTAAATTCAGGATAATAGTTTTTAAGGGCAAATATATCCATCGGGTTATTGTCTTCGCAAAAATCTGCATATGCCAGAGATTGCGTGGGACAACCCATTATTTCAACAACAGGGTGCCAATTAAAATAAATTCAGATGTTTACGGCTTAATTTCAACCTTCAGCAATGACATATAATGATAAATACAAAAATGGATTTACAGTTATCGACAAATGCTAAAAGAGAAAAATAGAAACACAATTTAAAAGGATAAGCATGAGTAGAATTAACATACAAGGAACTATTGAAAATATTCGGAGTAAATCAAATGTTTATACTCCAATAATTGAAGCTATTGTCAATTCGATTCAATCGATTATTGAAAAGGGAAATGACAACGGTAAAATTGAAATTATTCTGCATAGAGAAAAGATTCTTGAATTTGATAATTCAACACCTGAAATAAAATCAATTGAAATTAGAGATAACGGATTAGGCTTCACACAACAAAACCGTGATTCATTCGATACTTTTTATAGTGAGCTAAGAAAAAACATTGGAGGCAAGGGTTTTGGCAGATTCATGTTTGTCAAGTATTTTAACAATGTAAGAGTTGAAAGTGTCTTTAAGGATAGTAATGAAAACTTTAAATTAAGAAAATTTAGATTTGGAAAACAGTATGAAATAATTGTGGATGAGACAATTGATGATACTAAAGCAATAGACTCTTATTCCAGCTTGTTTTTAGAAAATCTTAAAGAAGAACATTCATTTGAAAAACAGATTGAAACAATTTCAAAAAAAATCCTTGAACGAATACTTATTTTCTTTATTAATGATTCTTTTAAATGCCCTACTATTATTGTAAAAGAAGAAGATGCATCTCAGACTATTATTCTTAATGACTATTTAACGGGTAAAAATGAGATTCAATTATTTAAGAGTAAGGATTTTAAAATAAAAAACAATGGACACTCAGCACTATTTACTGCAAAAATATTTAAGATATTTTTTCCAGGAAGTCAAAAGAGTAAAATTAGTCTAACCGGTCACAATAGAGAAGTAACTGAATCACCTTTGCATAAATATGTACCTGAATTTGAAGATGATTTTTATGACGAATCCAATGGTAGCAGAAAGAATTATATAATCAAGACTTATGTTTTAGGCGAATATCTTGACTCAAATGTTTCCACTGAGAGAGAAACATTTGATTTTCAGCGTGATGGTGATAGCATGCACTTCCCGTATTCACAAATTGAAATTGAAACAAATGCAGCTCTAATTACAAAAGAAGTATTTGGGACTGATGTACAAATACGCACAGAAAAGAAAAGCGAGAGAATCAGAAACTACATTAATAATTCTGCTCCTTGGCACAAAGTTTATTTACCCGACCTTGACATTTCAAGTATTGCATACAACCTAAAAGATGAGGATATTGAGGTAGAATTACAGAAAGTAAAATTTAATAAGGAATTACAAACTAGAGCTGAGATTAAAGAATTGCTCAGTGATGACAATGAAGATATTGATGGGAATATGGCAAAAGCCATATCCAAAATTTCTGAGATTGGGAAAAGTGATTTGGCCCATTATGTTTTTAATCGAAAGAATGTTTTAGAGGCGTTTATAAAATTATTAAAACGCAGAGATGATGGTAAGGGAGAACTTGAGAAAGATGTTCATAATTTAATCTTTCCAATGGGTAGAGATTCCGAAAACACAGAATATCACGAGCATAATCTATGGTTACTTGATGAAAGATTGGTTTTTTCAGAATACGTTGCCTCTGATAAAAAAATATCTACAAAAAAAGATGCGTTAGGCGAACCTGATTTGGTTGTTTTTGACAAAAAACAATCGTTTAGAAACGGAGACAATAATTTTAGCAATCCAATCACCATCTTTGAATTTAAAAGGCCTAAAAGAGAAAACTATAAAGAAGAAGATGACCCAATTTTACAGATAGGAAACTATTTAGATAAAATCAGAGAGGGAAAATATGAAATGCCAGAAGGTTTAGAACAAATAAAAGTAAATGACAACACTCCAGTCTATGCTTATGTAATTTGTGACCTTACTTCAAAAATTCATGGTTTTGCTAAGAAGCATCAATTAACTCTTAGTCCTGACCAAGAAGGATATTTCGGATTTCATAACGGGTACAAAATGTATGTCGAGGTAATTAGTTTCAAGAAGTTATTAAGCGATGCAACATTACGAAATAAGATATTTTTCAAGAAATTACAAATAGAATAAAACACAAATGATTGGAAATAATCGCTATTCGATATGGGGAATAAAAGATAGTGGTGAAGACATTACTACTGAAATTCTGAGCATTTTAAATAATGCGAATTCTTTCATTATTGTTGGAGGGTATAATTTTACATTCAAAACTGCCGGTTATTCTTTCTTCAGTATTCTTAAAAACAAAGTAAGACAAGGTGTTCCCGTTTTAATGATAATACCTTCTAATCTAACCGGTTATAATAACAATCAACCGGCAATAATCAATTTTTGCTTCACGAATAGAATAGGATTAATATTAAATGGGAATAATCACTCTAAGTGGTTAATGACAGAAAATGACCTTTATTATGGTTCAAGTAATTTTACTGATACAAGTTGGAAACATAGAATCGAAGTTGTGACAATT carries:
- a CDS encoding helix-turn-helix domain-containing protein — its product is MLHDFKGKGVREKFNYQFKNSSKKYSSIDEMIDELKQNNLLFEIQQMSEEVEYSFDFAGYVLLHTQLVTLLAGDENLNNDILRFKLLTVNQTCDFLQLSRPSVYKLLKDGVIPHVEIMGQKRVQMNDLLSFISEKKKA
- a CDS encoding sensor histidine kinase; the encoded protein is MSRINIQGTIENIRSKSNVYTPIIEAIVNSIQSIIEKGNDNGKIEIILHREKILEFDNSTPEIKSIEIRDNGLGFTQQNRDSFDTFYSELRKNIGGKGFGRFMFVKYFNNVRVESVFKDSNENFKLRKFRFGKQYEIIVDETIDDTKAIDSYSSLFLENLKEEHSFEKQIETISKKILERILIFFINDSFKCPTIIVKEEDASQTIILNDYLTGKNEIQLFKSKDFKIKNNGHSALFTAKIFKIFFPGSQKSKISLTGHNREVTESPLHKYVPEFEDDFYDESNGSRKNYIIKTYVLGEYLDSNVSTERETFDFQRDGDSMHFPYSQIEIETNAALITKEVFGTDVQIRTEKKSERIRNYINNSAPWHKVYLPDLDISSIAYNLKDEDIEVELQKVKFNKELQTRAEIKELLSDDNEDIDGNMAKAISKISEIGKSDLAHYVFNRKNVLEAFIKLLKRRDDGKGELEKDVHNLIFPMGRDSENTEYHEHNLWLLDERLVFSEYVASDKKISTKKDALGEPDLVVFDKKQSFRNGDNNFSNPITIFEFKRPKRENYKEEDDPILQIGNYLDKIREGKYEMPEGLEQIKVNDNTPVYAYVICDLTSKIHGFAKKHQLTLSPDQEGYFGFHNGYKMYVEVISFKKLLSDATLRNKIFFKKLQIE